In Rhopalosiphum padi isolate XX-2018 chromosome 3, ASM2088224v1, whole genome shotgun sequence, the genomic stretch TCCACAACACTTcgaatgtaaacaattttatataggaacctgatttaaaaaatgtcgcTTCTTATTCAGGTGCGACACAACATTAACACCTTTGTGAACTACAGACGGCGCCGAGATGATTGACTTACTCACAAGGTGAGTATCTTATGGATATGATCCCGTCGATCCTGATAttaaatttcatgttttaagTCACATTCCTAAATATCActacctatatagatatatatgtacaacatttttataaaattgtacataatttaactGGTCGTCAACACTCGAAACGATTTTTGGTAACTAGCTGGATATATTAAATTCTTGTAACTACAACTTGTGTCCACATCAAAGAAAATTAAGCAGAGTAATCTTTTTAAGCATCTATTAAATTAGCTATACCATAGTTAAATACGAATTATCTAAATTCGACACGATTCAAACAATtacaatacaaaacaaaaagtaggtaccaacatttttttatgatattgcattaatttttgtttagtgataaaatgtttatttaatccaAGATAAGTGTTATGTAAATGTAGCCTATcctcaaaataattttactcgCTTTTAGAGCCTAACGCCCAATACAAATGACGACAGGATTATGTTCAGCCTACCTGCAATAAGGTTCGTCTCACGGATGTGATCCTGGTACCAAATTTTGCGGTTTAAGTCACCCTTCTAAATAGCACTACCAATACATGTATAACAGGGGTGGCCATTTTTTCGTACTTgtctcatttattttttatatacatgtgtgtatataaaaataataataaaattaaaatattttatgtacattcaaaaaagaaccgggcaaGCATCAGGACAAATTTTTACACCGAATGATAACAgataataactgataataataatagtaatgggTAAATGAtctcatattatacttatatttaataaatataataattattgatatggCAATGGACTTTACCATATGTTTTAATGACCGATTTCTAGACACCCGATTACCATTTCCTACCAATTTTCTGGTGAAACGTTTTTCAACAAAGCCCACAATCGAGTAATACCAGATCCtagtgatattataaattattaaaaagaataaatacatacatatacgcaCCCTATTTTTGCATTACTACTATGTATAATTAGATCCGAAGAAGACGACcgttgtttaatacattttattcttcgttttataaattactaaactaCACTAGAattagttttttaatcattcattATTTCGATATTGAaagttattggttttaaaataccttgatttatgataatttaccaaaaatccctaatattacatttttgacaaaatcaaaaacatacatttatctataataaaatgaactaaattgaattaaaatttgttatattccaATGTTGGTGTATCATCATTTTTGCCCTGtcacgattttttaaaaaattttgtggAGGGAAAACTGTCATAAGCTTATTGTATCATAGGCCGAGTTTCGCATAATGCTTtggaataaaaaacataaaattattttttccatgTTATCTTTGTTATTTATGTAACGGCCGAACTTGTTTACGGCAACAGGTTAGGAATGCGCGTCCACCTGCATTAAGGCTTTGTGTACAACGTACTAAGCAGACAAGTGTGTAGTCTGTAGCGTGTGCTCTGTACTCTTTAGTTCTTTTACATAACAACGCTCGTCGCAAGAGGCAACACTTTATTTTCTATCTGTCAATCAATTTACTGTACATCTCGTCAGCAATAGTGATTTACCTACACAGTTAAATCATAAAaggtatttatcaataattttatgtttatatgtactattatattatccccttgatttaaatattagactATACACGAACAtcgcaatttaatattataatatcaatgaacATCAAAGATTCTCCAATATACCTTCAtggtaataattgtatacataatttgtacTGTATCTTATGTCTAGTATTTACCACAATGGTACTATTTAATCATATCtgtgtgtttaatataatattgttgggTTTAATATAGACCTTATACGAATACAAGGTTAATGTGATTTTATTAACACAGcaagtcataaaaaaatttttaatttgtatttttttattatttgtgattttatcTCGATCATTTTATGCATCGACAAAGAATCGTCGTATTGAAGAGAGTGATCAATCATGATAAGGAAGATTGAACaattatttgttcataaaatacacattttacatcattttaataaatgttgaattttgtatttactagCTATTTTGTATTACTTGCTTTTTAAGAGAAAACATTGTTCTTAAAAAATGTGTTGTCTTGTAGAACGCTGCACTGCGCCTGATCCTTATTTTTCCACAATAAAATCATTTGATTTAAAGACTGACTGTAAGTTGCACCCTATTGTGCCTTTTCGATGTAAATTGTGTACtgggtattttttatattaaaattccagGGTCAGCTATTGAGACTACAGGAATTGTGAAGCGTTTCAAACCGTAGTTGTATTAAATGTCTAAGCATacaataagatatataataagaCACATCTTGTGAAATAATAGCATGATATATCAGATATATGGCAATATGGgacataataaaatttttatacattttaaaaatcaattgagtgaattgataaataaaattatgccaaaaaaaaaatattaataaaaggagatattaacattaatatttaaaaaaatgtaaagatgAATTTCAACTTGATTAATTGAATTGTATTACACAATTaggattttttaattgtattaataagtgTGCTAGGATTACTAATAAAAGTCATACTACATTTGATCATATTTCACAAATTATTCATGAAAATGAAttgatcaatattaatatacacatacataaaatTGCTAATATATTAAGCAATTATTTCATTTCTGTgggtaaaaaaatgtagtacaaattcaaaatgataacgattttattaaagttgttattatcatattgagtgaaaattattattattattattattattattactgatttttgttattgttttcacTTTGTTTCTTTTCTTATTAACATTCAACACTATGTACTATAAATAGTaatgatgtaaaaaataattaataaataattgtaatagacTTCCTACTCTAACCACAAGCTATGCTTATAGGGATTTGGTATCaacttataattgtaaatatatttatatacagtggTCAAAGTGGAGGGGATATGGTGAGATGACATCcctctatatttttaaacttacatttttcaTCCCTCTACTTATTTAGTCTAGAATAATGCATCctaagatttgttttttttaatgaagtagtataatattatatacatattaatatatatatatttttttttaattatttcatttaaaatatgagtCATAGCATTTAAAtggaattacatttttatctaggagaaatttttttaatttttacggtgaaaataatggttttattacaGAATCGACTCTACTTATTGTGTTTTTCAGTATAGGCTGTTTTGCaatcatattatctataatcttgttaatataatataattaataaatataaagccaattagtatttaaaatgtaaaaatatatgtttttacaaataaaaataaaataaaatgtcacaaaataataacaaaattaatgataataagtaTGGACATAAGCTACATGCTAAAATATCTAAACTTAATTTCTAGCAATGTTAtgttgataactgataagtggaTGTGTATGGTATACCACATGTAAGCCAATCAATtgctaaatttgtaaaaaaaaagtattaaacaaaGTTTGAAGAATGTTATGAGGAAATCTGAATCTGAATTGTTAGGCACCCCACCACTTATTTTGAGCCATTTCAACAactatacataaagtatatttttgtttgaaacatGGTTCccaatgaattttaataatttcattctaCCAATAAccctatgtaaattattattgttaagtactgatattattatttgaatatgtttGTGACCTCCAATCAATTAAGTACTTCACAACAATGGAATAGTTTtatttacagaatattttttagagcTATATCCCTAAATCTCTTACtcaagtataaacattaaaaatatggtaatattattaatacttatacaaatatacaatatattctgCTTATTGTTCTATAGTTTGGTTACATGTTATAAcagataaacaaaatatatacatttactttgttcatattatatattatgaattattatgtaacataatattgctTATTTGTTTTCTACATTTGTATTCTTATTGACTAAtaaagtattgtatttttaatttgtagtaaaaaataacgGAATAGAAAGacaacacataataaaataaaatatcatgaatGAAAACAAAATGAACAAGAATAATGATGAGTCAGAACAAATCGACAACCGAAAACAAAAATCTCAAGGATCAATTGATTTAGATAATGGTGTAATTCAACTTCCAGtatcaacatttaataaaatattagaacgtGCAATTTCTAACATTATCTTTGAAGACAAGAGTGATGAAGAGAGTAATATTATTGACCAAAAACAGTTGGTAAATAAAGTTAAGAATTCAAGATATGTACAAATCAAAAACCAACTCGAAATTTTTCACAGCTATATACAATCCTTTGCGGaagatttaaaacaaattaagttcATACAACCACATGGGTGTCTAACTGATTCAGTTAatgtaaatatcaaaattgagctgacaaataaattgaataagtaagacatatataaaatataataataatatatctaattatatatttttaaataatttgttgagttttaaccattttttaaaattgtagttaattttatttaaaaatactgaaaaattccatttataatatgtttaaagattataatgaatttaaaagttattttatcgttttaattcatagataacaaattatttaatgtacatattatgtataataaaaatatatttactaaattgtaattttatttatttattgtttagagACATTCCGCATAAGAATTCAAATAAGGAACTAGAGACAATTACAATATCATCAGATAGTGCAGATAAACCTATTATTAAAGCTGATACACCAAAAAAAATCGAAGCGATatcagagaaaaaaaaaaatattaattcagtcgatttagaaatatttaatgattccaAAAAGTTGAATGTTAAGTATAAACtagatcaaaaatcaaaaacaaaggTTTCTATACGTGATGTTGAAATGAATCTTACCAATAAAGTATTgccaattaaaacaaaatttgataaaaCTTTAGGGAATGAACAATATTTATCCAATACTACACGGAAACGGAAActagataatgaaaaaaattggttaaatacctataaaattccTAAAATCGAAAAATCAAGAACAACAAATTTATCAAATTGTCAATCTTTAGCCAAAACTGTACCAAAACCTGAGTCAAAATCAAAGACAAtaatcacaaataatattattccagcTACTAGTAAAAATAAGAAAGATAGTGAAAAAGATTggttaaaaaactttaaaattccaaaaatagtAAAACCAATAACAAATGTAACAAATCATCAATCTTCATCTAAGATTTTACAGAAATCAGAACCACAATCAAagacaaaatttataaataatatcattccatcatctaatagtaaaaataaggttaatgaaaaaaattgcttAGTCAACTTAACaatacctaaaaaattaaaatcaataacaaatGAAACAAATTGTCAATCTTCATCTAAGACTATACAGAAACCTGATCCAAAATCAGagacaaaatttataaataatattattccatcatctaatagtaaaaataaggttaatgaaaaaaattgcttAGTCAacttaaaaatacctaaaaaattaaaatcaataacaaatGAAACAAATTGTCAATCTTCATCTAAGACTATACAGAAACCTGATCCAAAATCAGagacaaaatttataaataatattattccatcatctaatagtaaaaataaggttaatgaaaaaaattgcttAGTCAacttaaaaatacctaaaaaattaaaatcaataacaaatGCAACAAATTGTAAATCTTCATCTAAGACTACACAGAAACCTGATCCAAAATCAGAGACAATAACAATTTTGTCGAATAGTATTTCAGTAAAGAAATTAGAAGTTGCTACTAACAATGTTAAGCTTTCAAAATATCCACCACCTTTTCCTCCAAAACCTCCACTTAAAATTCAACCGACATGGGAAGAAGTGCCACCAATACCTAAAATGACAGTTGAAACTTCAGGAAATACAGTGATATTAACTTGGGATTTGAATTTGTGTTTGCAGTCATCACAAATCAAAATGTACGAACTGTTTGTGTGCAAAGAGATAGATGCAGATTCAGACGTCTCAATGTGGAAAAGGAAGGGTGTTCTTAAACCACTCATGTTACCTATGGTTTGTGAAGTAGAAATTTATCATTTAGGATATACTTACCATTTTGCTCTGAGAGCAGTGGATATTCACAACAGATGTACAGGTTTTGCtttacaaaaaactaaaatttaaattaacaatttataataagttacaaatattttatgttaaccatatttattaaattgttatatattattttcaccagAACATCTACGCAGGACttggaataattaatttagaatattcaagtgacattattattttgagttataataattttttgatttattttattacaacaatatttcattcaatgctgtataaatatattcaactattt encodes the following:
- the LOC132923830 gene encoding activating transcription factor 7-interacting protein 2-like; its protein translation is MNENKMNKNNDESEQIDNRKQKSQGSIDLDNGVIQLPVSTFNKILERAISNIIFEDKSDEESNIIDQKQLVNKVKNSRYVQIKNQLEIFHSYIQSFAEDLKQIKFIQPHGCLTDSVNVNIKIELTNKLNKDIPHKNSNKELETITISSDSADKPIIKADTPKKIEAISEKKKNINSVDLEIFNDSKKLNVKYKLDQKSKTKVSIRDVEMNLTNKVLPIKTKFDKTLGNEQYLSNTTRKRKLDNEKNWLNTYKIPKIEKSRTTNLSNCQSLAKTVPKPESKSKTIITNNIIPATSKNKKDSEKDWLKNFKIPKIVKPITNTTQKPDPKSETITILSNSISVKKLEVATNNVKLSKYPPPFPPKPPLKIQPTWEEVPPIPKMTVETSGNTVILTWDLNLCLQSSQIKMYELFVCKEIDADSDVSMWKRKGVLKPLMLPMVCEVEIYHLGYTYHFALRAVDIHNRCTGFALQKTKI